The following coding sequences lie in one Cyanobacterium sp. Dongsha4 genomic window:
- a CDS encoding glutathione S-transferase family protein produces the protein MLELYQFELSQFSEKVRLILDYKGLEYKKVEVTPGIGQLEVYKISGQRQVPVLKDGDTIIADSTEIALYLDRKYPEKPLIPTDGVARGKCLLMEEWADESLGLKGRKAFFHALNHYPSFRSSFLPENTPDILKTFVNAFPSEIMDVFSLGVGFGKDVLKEAEKGLKQDLEALTLILHDQPYLTGDKPTLADLTVAALTTIIKFPSVTYYDLDINLEGKGIPGLADNSAYEPFFTWRDRIYADFRQPVDKSNRNNSSGNSGDNKPTTIEIE, from the coding sequence ATGTTAGAACTATATCAATTTGAACTTTCTCAATTTTCTGAAAAGGTTAGACTTATCCTTGACTACAAGGGTTTGGAATACAAAAAAGTAGAAGTTACCCCCGGTATTGGACAATTAGAAGTTTATAAAATTTCAGGACAAAGACAAGTTCCCGTGTTAAAAGATGGTGATACTATCATTGCCGATTCAACGGAAATTGCTTTATATTTAGATCGTAAATACCCAGAAAAGCCTTTAATTCCAACCGATGGAGTTGCTAGAGGTAAATGTTTATTGATGGAAGAATGGGCGGATGAATCTTTGGGTTTAAAAGGGCGTAAGGCTTTCTTTCATGCCTTAAATCATTACCCCAGTTTTCGCTCTTCTTTTCTGCCCGAAAATACCCCTGATATTCTCAAGACTTTTGTTAATGCTTTCCCTTCAGAAATTATGGATGTTTTCAGTTTGGGAGTAGGTTTCGGAAAAGATGTTTTAAAAGAAGCGGAAAAGGGTTTAAAGCAAGATTTAGAGGCTTTAACTTTGATTTTACATGACCAACCCTATTTAACAGGAGATAAACCCACTTTAGCCGATTTAACGGTGGCGGCGTTGACGACTATCATTAAGTTTCCTTCTGTGACTTATTATGATTTAGATATTAATTTAGAAGGTAAAGGTATTCCGGGTTTAGCTGATAATAGCGCTTATGAGCCTTTCTTTACATGGCGCGATCGCATCTATGCTGATTTTAGACAACCTGTAGATAAATCTAACCGTAATAATTCTAGTGGAAATAGTGGAGATAATAAACCAACCACCATTGAGATTGAGTAG
- a CDS encoding DUF309 domain-containing protein, translating into MDNIELQKAIAEFNQQKFYDCHDTLEAIWMESVEPDKTFYQGILQVAVGCYHLTNINWKGAVILLGEGIRKLREYEPEYLDINVDKLVEESYDLLLALQQIVPDSVSIFYQNLLNKQLENNLYFPTIKIINNT; encoded by the coding sequence ATGGACAATATTGAGTTACAAAAAGCGATCGCTGAGTTTAATCAACAAAAATTTTATGATTGTCATGATACCCTAGAAGCGATCTGGATGGAATCCGTTGAACCCGATAAAACATTTTATCAAGGTATTTTACAAGTGGCAGTAGGTTGCTACCATTTAACTAATATTAATTGGAAAGGGGCAGTAATTTTGTTAGGGGAAGGTATCCGTAAATTAAGGGAATATGAGCCTGAATATTTAGATATTAATGTGGATAAATTGGTAGAGGAAAGTTATGATTTATTGTTAGCTTTACAGCAAATTGTTCCCGATTCTGTCAGTATTTTTTATCAAAATTTGCTTAATAAACAGCTAGAGAATAATCTTTATTTTCCAACAATTAAAATAATTAATAATACTTGA
- the prmC gene encoding peptide chain release factor N(5)-glutamine methyltransferase, whose translation MKFEITGKDLFNWYQSAKRDCLNNKINISELNLFITELTFLNKLDLQLNNYQNKELISSKFSLDKLETIWDLRITKRCPVQYLIGECHWRNFTLKVTPDVLIPRPETELIIDLASEITFNYSHLKTGNFLDLGTGSGAIALGLAEAFPNSHIYAVDNSKSALKIAEENALKYGFESRVKFCHGSWFDPINDLKNSFSLIVSNPPYIPSEMVLELEPEVVNHEPKIALDGGKDGLKDIRHLIENAPNFLVKDGFLILEIMAGQGKIVEDILKKNGNYKNIKIEYDLASLDRFAIAQCHFEIYA comes from the coding sequence ATGAAATTTGAAATTACTGGAAAAGATTTATTTAATTGGTATCAATCAGCGAAAAGAGATTGTTTAAATAACAAGATTAATATTAGTGAACTTAATTTATTTATTACAGAATTAACATTTTTAAATAAACTTGATTTACAGTTAAATAATTATCAAAATAAAGAATTAATAAGCAGTAAATTTTCCTTAGATAAATTAGAAACAATATGGGATTTGAGGATAACTAAACGTTGTCCTGTTCAATATTTAATTGGTGAGTGTCATTGGCGTAATTTCACTTTAAAAGTAACTCCTGATGTTTTGATTCCTCGTCCTGAAACAGAGTTAATTATAGACTTAGCCTCAGAAATTACATTTAATTATTCTCACTTAAAAACAGGTAACTTTCTTGATTTAGGAACAGGAAGCGGTGCGATCGCACTTGGATTAGCAGAAGCATTTCCCAATAGTCATATTTATGCAGTTGATAATAGTAAATCTGCGTTAAAAATTGCTGAAGAAAATGCTCTTAAATACGGTTTTGAATCGAGAGTTAAATTTTGTCATGGTTCTTGGTTTGACCCGATAAATGACCTCAAAAACAGCTTTAGCTTGATTGTTTCTAATCCCCCTTATATTCCATCAGAAATGGTATTAGAATTAGAGCCTGAAGTAGTAAATCACGAACCAAAAATTGCTTTAGATGGAGGAAAAGACGGTTTAAAAGACATTCGTCATTTAATTGAAAATGCCCCTAATTTTTTAGTAAAAGACGGGTTTTTAATCCTAGAAATTATGGCAGGACAAGGTAAAATAGTTGAAGATATTTTAAAAAAAAATGGTAATTATAAAAATATTAAAATTGAGTATGATTTAGCCAGTTTAGATAGATTTGCGATCGCACAGTGCCATTTCGAGATCTACGCTTGA